In Sorghum bicolor cultivar BTx623 chromosome 10, Sorghum_bicolor_NCBIv3, whole genome shotgun sequence, one genomic interval encodes:
- the LOC8076418 gene encoding uncharacterized protein LOC8076418 isoform X2 has protein sequence MAESGGGGGGVEDAGCLPPSHTNNGGDGAGNLPPSHANGGGDGAGSTWEIEELEEPDDRPPRSVAVAAASTASSGADDDVYVAVGKGGSSMAALSWALRRLTKPRSFVYLVHVFPVVTSIPTPLGMMPKSQASPEQIETYLNQERSKRRQMLQKFLDQCRKFQEDEERNHNSRTGTEEHTPLL, from the exons ATGGCAGAgtccggtggcggcggcggcggcgtagaGGACGCCGGCTGCCTGCCACCGAGCCACACAAACAACGGTGGTGATGGCGCCGGAAACCTGCCGCCGAGCCACGCCAACGGCGGTGGTGATGGCGCCGGCAGCACGTGGGAGATAGAGGAGCTGGAGGAGCCGGACGATCGGCCGCCGCGgagcgtcgccgtcgccgcggccTCCACCGCGTCCTCCGGTGCCGACGACGACGTGTACGTGGCGGTCGGCAAGGGCGGCTCCAGCATGGCCGCGCTGTCCTGGGCGCTCCGACGGCTCACCAAGCCGCGGAGCTTCGTCTACCTCGTGCACGTCTTCCCCGTCGTCACCAGCATCCCCACCCCAT TAGGAATGATGCCTAAGAGCCAAGCAAGCCCAGAGCAGATCGAAACTTACTTGAATCAAGAGAGATCAAAGAGGCGACAGATGCTGCAGAAATTCTTGGACCAGTGCCGCAAATTTCAG GAAGATGAAGAGAGGAACCACAATAGCAGGACAGGTACAGAAGAGCACACCCCTCTACTGTGA
- the LOC8076418 gene encoding U-box domain-containing protein 35 isoform X1, which produces MAESGGGGGGVEDAGCLPPSHTNNGGDGAGNLPPSHANGGGDGAGSTWEIEELEEPDDRPPRSVAVAAASTASSGADDDVYVAVGKGGSSMAALSWALRRLTKPRSFVYLVHVFPVVTSIPTPLGMMPKSQASPEQIETYLNQERSKRRQMLQKFLDQCRKFQVTVDVYLIESDQIANAIIELVPILHIKLLVLGVSKSNVRKMKRGTTIAGQVQKSTPLYCEVKIICDGKEVTTETTADPTPPLSPSPVNNNSRSNNPTPPSSTPNHDKTGANGDRKYNEPRERKKITKFLRCFSL; this is translated from the exons ATGGCAGAgtccggtggcggcggcggcggcgtagaGGACGCCGGCTGCCTGCCACCGAGCCACACAAACAACGGTGGTGATGGCGCCGGAAACCTGCCGCCGAGCCACGCCAACGGCGGTGGTGATGGCGCCGGCAGCACGTGGGAGATAGAGGAGCTGGAGGAGCCGGACGATCGGCCGCCGCGgagcgtcgccgtcgccgcggccTCCACCGCGTCCTCCGGTGCCGACGACGACGTGTACGTGGCGGTCGGCAAGGGCGGCTCCAGCATGGCCGCGCTGTCCTGGGCGCTCCGACGGCTCACCAAGCCGCGGAGCTTCGTCTACCTCGTGCACGTCTTCCCCGTCGTCACCAGCATCCCCACCCCAT TAGGAATGATGCCTAAGAGCCAAGCAAGCCCAGAGCAGATCGAAACTTACTTGAATCAAGAGAGATCAAAGAGGCGACAGATGCTGCAGAAATTCTTGGACCAGTGCCGCAAATTTCAG GTTACCGTTGATGTGTACCTCATCGAGAGCGATCAGATTGCTAATGCAATCATCGAACTTGTTCCTATTCTGCACATTAAACTGCTAGTGTTAGGGGTTTCAAAGTCAAATGTGCG GAAGATGAAGAGAGGAACCACAATAGCAGGACAGGTACAGAAGAGCACACCCCTCTACTGTGAAGTCAAGATCATCTGCGATGGCAAAGAGGTGACGACGGAGACGACCGCTGACCCAACACCACCACTGTCACCTTCTCCTGTTAACAACAACAGCAGATCCAACAACCCGACACCACCATCATCTACACCAAATCACGATAAAACAGGTGCAAATGGTGACAGAAAATACAATGAACccagagagagaaagaaaatcACAAAGTTTCTGAGATGTTTCTCGTTATGA